The following coding sequences are from one Lycium ferocissimum isolate CSIRO_LF1 chromosome 3, AGI_CSIRO_Lferr_CH_V1, whole genome shotgun sequence window:
- the LOC132049454 gene encoding cytochrome P450 94C1-like yields MFILKNPSIFSMKLEAFWWLKSFHVYSILVFIIFSFFSLIFYLLRLKVWCNCEICHAYITRSWCSQFTNLCDWYTHLLKKSPTRTIQIHVLGNIITSNTQNVEYMLKSRFENYPKGKTFSTILGDFLGRGIFNVDGELWRFQKRMSSLELGKVSIRSYAFEVVKNEIEKRLLPLLADKQGGVLDFQDVFRRFSFDIICRFSFGLDPKCLESSLPISQFALSFDLASKLSAERAMTTSPIVWKIQRFLNIGSEKKLREAIKVINILAKEVIRQKRKLGFSNHRDLLSRFMGSINDETYLRDIVISFLLAGRDSIASALTSFFYVIANHPEVAKSIREEADRVLGPSKDVISCEQMSELHYLQASVYESMRLYPPIQFDSKFCLEDDFLPDGTFVKKGTRVTYHPYAMGRMEELWGCDSLEFKPERWLKDGVFFQENPFKYPVFQAGIRVCLGKEMALVELKSVALSLLRRFHVELAQPYHHTPRFSPGLTASFSGGLLVSVREISP; encoded by the coding sequence ATGTTTATCCTAAAAAACCCATCTATTTTTTCCATGAAGCTTGAAGCTTTTTGGTGGCTGAAGTCTTTTCATGTCTATTCTATTCTTGTCTTCatcatattttctttcttttctctaatCTTCTATTTACTGAGGCTAAAAGTTTGGTGCAATTGTGAAATTTGCCATGCTTACATCACAAGAAGTTGGTGTTCACAATTCACAAATTTGTGTGATTGGTACACTCACCTTCTGAAAAAATCACCTACAAGAACAATTCAAATCCATGTTCTTGGTAATATCATCACTTCAAATACTCAAAATGTTGAGTATATGCTAAAATCAAGATTTGAGAATTACCCAAAAGGGAAAACTTTCTCTACTATCTTGGGTGATTTTCTTGGTAGAGGAATATTTAATGTTGATGGGGAATTATGGAGGTTTCAAAAGAGAATGTCAAGTCTTGAACTTGGAAAAGTCTCCATAAGATCATATGCATTTGAAGtggtgaaaaatgagattgaaaaaAGGCTCCTTCCACTTTTAGCTGATAAACAAGGTGGGGTTCTTGATTTTCAAGATGTTTTTAGAAGATtttcatttgatattatttgTAGATTCTCTTTTGGATTGGACCCTAAATGTTTAGAATCTTCACTACCTATCTCGCAATTTGCTCTTTCTTTTGACCTAGCATCAAAATTATCAGCTGAAAGGGCCATGACAACATCCCCTATTGTTTGGAAAATCCAGAGATTTTTAAACATAGGGAGTGAAAAAAAGTTGAGGGAAGCAATAAAAGTGATCAATATTCTAGCAAAAGAAGTCATAAGGCAAAAGAGAAAATTAGGTTTTTCAAATCATAGGGATCTTCTTTCAAGATTCATGGGATCAATAAATGATGAAACTTATTTGAGGGATATTGTCATAAGCTTTCTCCTCGCCGGTAGGGACAGTATAGCATCTGCTTTAACGAGCTTCTTCTATGTGATCGCGAATCATCCAGAAGTGGCTAAATCCATCAGAGAAGAAGCTGATCGCGTCCTTGGTCCGAGTAAAGATGTCATAAGCTGTGAACAAATGAGTGAGCTTCATTATCTACAAGCATCTGTCTATGAGAGTATGAGACTTTACCCTCCAATCCAATTTGATTCAAAGTTTTGTTTGGAAGACGATTTTTTACCTGATGGGACTTTTGTGAAAAAAGGAACAAGGGTTACTTATCATCCTTATGCTATGGGGAGAATGGAAGAATTGTGGGGTTGTGATTCTTTGGAGTTTAAGCCTGAAAGATGGTTGAAGGATGGTGTTTTCTTTCAAGAAAATCCATTCAAGTATCCAGTTTTTCAAGCCGGAATTAGGGTCTGTTTGGGGAAAGAAATGGCACTTGTTGAGCTTAAAAGTGTGGCTCTCTCTTTGCTAAGGAGATTTCACGTCGAATTAGCTCAACCATACCATCACACTCCTCGGTTCTCTCCTGGCCTTACTGCCTCTTTCAGTGGTGGCTTATTGGTTTCAGTGCGAGAAATAAGTCCATAG